In Rhodococcus sp. OK302, one genomic interval encodes:
- a CDS encoding redoxin domain-containing protein yields the protein MTTFLLVATVILVIAVAVLFMMMLALAREIGRVQVRLGPLGARMMDTGPKVEQAGPSFAGLIDQEGRTVGVGGHRDKPQLLLFTAPSCSTCKSLLPGLRAMARAESDLDVVIISDGTPEEHREFLAGSGIGDELSYIDARDVGIAYQVGTTPYGVILDEHGKIRGKGLCNHMAQVESLLNALESGTPSLQHLHARAKSGSAA from the coding sequence ATGACTACTTTTCTGCTCGTAGCAACCGTGATCCTCGTGATCGCCGTGGCCGTTCTGTTCATGATGATGCTTGCCCTCGCACGTGAAATCGGCCGAGTGCAAGTACGACTCGGACCCCTCGGTGCCCGGATGATGGATACCGGACCCAAGGTCGAACAGGCGGGTCCGTCGTTTGCTGGTCTGATCGACCAAGAAGGTCGAACCGTCGGAGTCGGCGGCCATCGCGACAAGCCACAGCTCCTGCTGTTCACGGCGCCGAGTTGTTCGACCTGCAAGAGCCTGCTTCCCGGACTCCGGGCAATGGCCCGAGCCGAATCCGACCTCGACGTCGTCATCATTTCCGACGGAACACCCGAAGAACATCGAGAGTTTCTGGCCGGCAGCGGAATCGGCGACGAGCTCAGCTACATCGATGCTCGCGACGTCGGTATCGCCTACCAGGTGGGCACAACTCCGTACGGCGTAATCCTCGACGAGCACGGCAAGATTCGCGGCAAGGGCCTGTGTAACCACATGGCTCAGGTGGAGAGCTTGCTCAACGCCCTCGAATCCGGCACGCCCTCACTCCAACACCTTCACGCGCGGGCGAAGTCGGGCAGCGCGGCCTGA